The Niallia circulans nucleotide sequence GCTGGATAAGGCTGCCCCTTAGGATCATATGTGCGAATTGGAAAATCCTGATATTCCTCTAATCCCTTCTTCACTAATAAAGAACAATAAGGTGTGGGATCAAGCCCTCTTTTTTTTGCCAAGACTTTAAGCAATCTTCTTTCTTGTGGAGTGAAAGGAATTTTCACATCCTTCTTTTTATCAACTCGTTCTTTACGTCCCTCTGTTTTCGTAATTGATTTTTTCCGAACAATTTCCTTTTTCGTTTCTATTTTCGGTTTATCCATCTTGGTCGTAAATATCGGATTTATAGGTTTCATCTTCTCCCTCTCTGCCTCCCTTTTGTCTTTTTTCCTTCTTTATCTCAGTGTCAAATTGTCAAAAAGTTATATTGCTAGATTATGAAGGAGGCTATGAAATTAGAACGTTTAAACTTCAATCATTTGGACAAACTATATAACAACGAATATTGAATAAGTTAGAGGAGGAAAATATATGACTTCTGGAAAAGGCAAAAATACAGGGATTGAAAATGAGAAACTAAAAAAATTAGCAGAGTTAGCAAAAAAGTCAAAAACAATAAAAAAAGGCATCGTAAAATAACATAAGCTTTATGATTAACATTATCTTTACGATGTGAGGACTATTATAAATATGCGTCAGCTTTACGTCATAATAAGCATGTACGAACCAAGTGGAAATAGAAATAAAATAACTAATAGCAGGATCGGAATAAAATAGTAACCTTGTACATAACATTAAATGAAGTCTATAAACCTGGTTCGTAAATGACATGTAAAAGAGCAATTTACGTAAAAATATAGCACATAATTATGTAATTTACGTACATACTATTCATTATTATTTTTGGTGTTTAATAAAAAGATGTCGTTTTTACGTAAACAGTTATATTTCAATTTTTTTTTAATAAGAGATAGTAGTTAATGGGAGAATTACTGACTAACTTTAAATTGGTCAATGTATATCCGTAAGTCACATACATTTAGTATATAAAGACACTATATAAGCCCACTACTATTAGTGGGCTTATATAGTGTCTTTGTTAAATTGTAAATATAAAATATCAACAAAACACTTATATAACAACGTTTTATTATAGACACTATATATAGACACTATTATAAAATAGAATAGAGTTTTTTAACTATATTTACATCGAAAAAACGGTAAAAAACACCCGTTTTTTATAAAAAGTGCATTTTCATCTGAATGTGATCTATATTTCATGAAGGTATCGGGCTGAAAATCATAATATTATAGATATAGTGACTTTAAATAGACACTATATAAAACCCCTTTTATCAAGGGTTTTATATAAAATTATTAATTTATAAGTCACAAAAACTGCCATATAGACACTTGTATTAGAGACTATATTTAGTTATTATATAGTTTATAAGTATATGATAGGAGGAAGATTCTTGGATCATACCCTTCATGAGTTACATAAGCATGTTAAGTTTAGTGATGAGGTGCTGGAAATGTTCATTGATATTATTGGACAGGATCCCGGCTTGCTTAAGGTATTCCAGTACATAGCAATTGAAGAACAAAAGAATAAAGAGCGAGGTGTTTCAATAAGCCACATCATTGAAAATGTTAAGGTGGAACGTCTTGTTAGGAAAAACGTTGGAAAAAACAAGTACGTATATGAAGAAGTATTTACGAACATTGAACGTAAAAACGTCGAAAAAATGGTAGATAAGCTTATGTTTATGTCGCTTATTTATCATGAAGCAATTAAACCCTATAAGTTTCTATTTCTAACAAATCGTGGAAAACAACTTATAGCTAAACTAGTAGAGAATAAATCGAAGAATAAGGAGCTGCGTAAATAATGGCAAAAACATTTACAAAGAACCAGCCTGCAATTAACATCACAATGGTAGGTTTTGGACAAGCTGGGACAAGAATGGCAGACCGCTTTGCTGCTTTTAAAAAAGAAGATAATACGTCTGTTTACAACTGTATCGCTTTAAATAGTAATGATGGTGATTTGGCTGGATTAAAGAACATCTCAACAAATAACAGAGTAAGCTTGGAGCTTGGTGGACTAGGTAAAAACCCAGAAGAAGCTATACATATATTGGAGAGAAATGACAAAGCAAAGGATAAGCTGAAGTCTTTTATACAAGAAAGAATTAGACCGCAAGATGATCTTGTTATGTTTTTCGCTGGCCTTGGCGGTGGAACAGGTACTTCTACTATCGTGAAGGCAATTGAGGAATTTTATGATTACAATAATAAACCGAAAATCATTGAAGAATTTAACCTTATTCGCAAAGAGCTTGGTGAAGCTGAAGTTAAAACGAATCCAAAGAAATACTTAAAAGAAGCTTCTATCCGTGCAAGAAAAAAATTCATTAAAATTGGTATAGTTGTGACGATTCCAACACGTGCTGATGGTCCAGATGCTCTTCGACAAGTGAATAATTTTGCGCAGCAAATCTGGGATATTGCGAAAAACCCGAATAAAGGTGTTGCTTTCGTAGTTTTTGCAGACAATCAGCATTTCTACGATGAGTTTAAACAGTTGCCAGAGAACAGCAGAAATGGCATTGATAACTATAGAGATTATGCTAACAATGAAATTGCAGAAATTTTCCATGAGTTAAATACAGCCACAACTGGCGGTGGTACAGCGGTTACCTTTGATAGTGCTGACTTTAGACGAGTAATCCTGGAGCATACGGGTTCACTTGTAATCAGCAGGTTCTCAAAGTCTAGCAACACTGTTAGAAACGGCCATGATGTGACTGCAATGTTTAAGGATGCAATTGATAGCAGTAATCTTCATCAGCCTATCCAGTTATTTGATAAAGAAACGAACACATCAGCTCGAATCCATCATATTGGACTACTTGCTATTCTTGATAAATCAAATGATATCGGCAGTTCTTTCATTGATGATGCTAGAGAGGAAATTATTGAAAAGCTTCCGTTAAATGGTACGGTATTTAGTGGGTATTTAGAGGAAAAAAACAATTTTTCAACTAGTGTTTATACTTTCTTTAAGGCAGATGCCCTTCCAGAGCGTCTTGCTAAAGGTTTAGTGAAGGAATATGAAGATTTTAAAGCAAGACAGCAAGAAGTAAGCTACCAACAGTCTGTGATCAGTTCTATTGCTGCTGCAAGTGATGACGAGGATTTTGACCTTGATTTTGCTGAATTAGGCTTAACAGAGTACTTGGGTAATGATAAACCAGCTGAAAAAACGGAACCAGAGAATGATATTGACTTAGATGATATTGATTTAAGCTTGCTTGATGATTAATTTACGTTCTAAAAGCTCTATTAATCCCCTTTTTTGGTTCAATTAAAATAGAATCTGCTCTAATCAATAAAAAAGATGCTTTAGGAACTGCTCCTGAAGCATCTTTTTTACATTTAGTTGTATATTACCCCACCATTGATGTATTTTCCGTAAATTACCGTATCAAGTTATAATTCTTTTAGTAATAGATCCTATAATTCGTCTTTAACGCCCTTTTTTTACGTTGTAAACGGTTCGTAAGCCTTCCTTTTACGTAAATATACAGATTATTTCCAATAATATCCTTGGAATAACAGTTTTCTCTCGTACATCCACGTAAATATTGCATTTTATGTACATAGTAAATACGCTATTTTTATGATTTATGTACGTTAATGAGGAAAAATACATCTCGTAAATAATTAGTAAACCACTAGTTTACGAAAAAGATAGTTACATAAAAGGGCAAATATATATAAATTTTACGTTCAAATTACATAAACAAAGTAAGTACAACCGTAATTTTTACATAAAAGCTATATGCAGTATTTATGTATAATTATTAATAGTACTTGTAGATGTACCGTGAATGGATAATCTATGTAAAATGAACGTAAATATTTACGTAAACAAAACAACTCGATGTCATAAACGCACATTACAATTACATAAATAATTCGTAAAGCGATAAACCTTAACGTAAATATAAAATATATTCACGAAAATGATTCATCGTAAAAGGTTCGTAAAAATAACACTTACGACACCGTTCAACTAGAATAATGTAAAAATTACGTCGATAAATACATGTTTTTCTTGGGTGATATAACATTTACGTAATCAGTACGTAAATGAATCAGTTGGTATTAGATATTTTACGTCGTAAACAGGTTGTAAAAGAGTATGTTTACGAATATCCGGATTAAAACAGGTGTTCTTGTGGTAGAATGAACGGAAATTTACGTAAGGTTACGTTGAAGATTTGGTATATTTTTTGTAATGTGAAAAATGTTTAACGTAAATCTAACGTAGTAATTATATTAATAAAACAGAGGGAAAGTCGTAAATGATTCGTAAAAATACCCTTTACAAGCTTTGATTTTTTGCAAAAGTAGGTGTAAAATCAAATAAAGTGTATTTTTTGAGCAACTGGAGGTGAGCAAGGTGGAAGACAAACATCAACGTGAAGAGTTGAGAGAATTATTATTGGAAGAATTTCAATATGATCAAATATATAATCTAGCATTGTCGCATACTTCGGAAGAGGATATTTGGACAGACTCCATTTTATCTATAAATCCTGATACACATTATGTAGCGATAAAAGCAAGTGAATTCATAGGCAGGGATGATGCCACAATTAGGCATTATTTACGGAGTGAGCTTTCTGATATATACATTAAACCACAAAAGCACGGCAGATATTACCGCCTTAATTACATAACAATCTTTAGGATACATCTTATTTCATTATTAATGGAAAAGGTGGGCATGACTACAAACCAGCTGTTAGTGGAATTGGGTGCAGAGCCAACATTTGAATCGAATAGAAAGAGTTCAAATGATGCTTTGATTGAACAAATTTCGAACTTTAAAGAAGCTGTTAATTATTTATATAACAGCAATATGAATTATCAGAACTTATTGCTTGAAATCCTTGCGATGGATCGTTCTGTTAATCAGCTAAAATATGAAATTACTCATCTCGAAAGAGAAATGAGTGAAAGCAATCAAGAAATTAAACAGTTAGAATCGACTGCCTATCAGAATTATTTGCTAGACAGGCAGAATCACATTATGGTTGCAAGCTTAAGAAAAAAACAAAAAACATCTATTTTTTCTTTGTTTAAGAAAGAAACGGATGATGAGCCGCTTATTACAGAGGAAGTTGATAAGCAACTAAAGGATAAGCGCTTGGATGCTATTAAGGATCAAATTGCCCAGCTGAAATCAGATATTGAAGCATATAGCGGCAAAAGAGAAAACCTTGTCAAGAAATTGACAGAGGATGAGAAGAAGCTGCTTGTACTTACGGAGCAGCAAAAGTATATGCTTTCTGACAGCAATAGTGGCAGAATGATTGAAGCTGCAGCCGATTTTGAAACAGTTGAATAAATAACTGCAAATTTATAAGGACCCAGGTGACGGATAAGAGACGATGATTCTCTTTCTGTTCATTCTGGTTTTTTTTTATTTTCTCCCATTCTATAGTATGTTATTAGGTTCTTGGTTATGATAAAATGTAGCATTTTATTAAAAAAGGGACATATGTCCTTTCTAACTTATCCATTTTTCTTTTTAATAAGAAGAGAAGGGTGGAAGGATAAATGAAAGGTATACTGTTTGCTTTACTTGGTGGAATGTTTATAACGATTCAAAATATAGCTAATGCCCATATTCGTGAGGATATTGGTATATGGCAAACGGCAAGCTTAACCCAGTTTTCCGGCTTTTTATTGGCAGCCGTAATCCTTTATGCTACTAGAGATATAAACTGGAAAAGTGTCGGAAGTGTTAATCCAATCTATTGGTTTGGAGGAGCATTTGCAGCCTTTATACTTTTTAGCAATATGGAAGCAATTCTGCAGATTGGGGTTACATTTACGGTTTCCTTTGTGTTAATTTCGCAGCTATTAATAACCTTTGTTATTGATATTAATGGATGGTTTGGGATAAAGAAACGGAAGTTAAAAATTGCTGATATTATGGGTATTGTGATGATGATTGGTGGTTTACTATTATTAAAACTTTGACTGGCGGGAGAATATGAAGGAAATCAAGGACATAAGGGAGCTTCATGCCTATTTAGAGCAACATCAATTAACACATATTTTTAATGACCGTTTAAAAGAACATGCTGTATTATGTGAATTTGAGCAAGGAGAAACAATTTGTACACAAGGTGAGTCTGCGCGCTCTCTTTACGTCCATGTTAGTGGCAAAATAAAGGTATATACAACATCACAGGATGGAAAAATTCTCATCTTATCATTTAAGCAGCCTTTAGAAATAATTGGTGATGTAGAATACGTCAATGGTGCTGAACTCCTTAATACAGTTGAGGCCACCTCTGCAAAAGTAAAAATGATTAGAATTGATTTTGAATGGTTGAAAAAGCACGGGAATGATGATGCTGCATTTCTACTTTTTCTGCTGGACATAATTGCTCATAAATTTTACCGGAAATCGACAGCTATGAGCTTTAATTTAATGTATCCGGTTGAAGTCAGACTCGCAAGCTATTTGCTATCTGTTTCGGCAGTGAAGGAGCATACATTTATTGATAGGCTTGATTGGCTTGATTTAAAAGATGTAGCTAATTTTATCGGCACAAGCTATCGTCATGTGAACCGAATAATAAAGCAATTTTGCCTTGAGGGGCTAATTGAGAAACATAAAGGGGTTATCGTTATTAAAGACAGAGCAGGACTTCAAATAATGGCAAAGGATAATATATATGAGCAGTAAGGGGGAAATGAAATGCTGGGAATATTACTTGCTATAATGGCAGGAGGATTAGTTGGGGTTCAAAATATATTTAATAATAAAGTGATGGAGAAAGCAGGCTCTTGGACAACGACAACACTTGTGCTTGGAATGGGATTTTTGGCTTCTTTTATAACTGGACTTGTTGTGGAGGGCGGAAAGCTGTTTGTTTTCACAAACATGGAGCCGTGGTATCTGGTAAGCGGCTTTATCGGTGTAGGAGTGGTTTATTGTATAACATCAGGAGTTAAGCTGCTTGGACCAACATATGCAATTGCAATAGTAATGTTTGCACAGCTTGGCTTTGCTTTAATTTCTGACACTTTTGGCTGGTTCGGTACGGACCCAATTCCATTTACGCTTAAACAAAAAATCGGAGTCTTTATCATTATTGGCGGAATCCTTATGTTTAAGTTAGGTGATTTAAAAGGACGAGAAACATCTGCAGTGTTAAAGAAAGCAAGCTAAAGGGCCATGAACAGCCCTTTTTTTGTTTTTAAAAATACGTTTTTTCTTGCAGTGTATGTTTTCTGGAAAAAGACTCTTCTATTAGAGCTAATAAATGGGAAGAAGCCTTTCCAGTTAAATTATTAGTCCTTCTTAACAATCCGATTACTGGTGCAGCATCAATTCCGTTGATTTCTAATACTTTTGTGCCAGGAAATGGGAAGGAATGGGCAGTGCGTGTAAAGAGGGAAATTCCTAGTCCTGCTTGAACATAGTGTTTATGTGCCATGCTACTGGATATTTCCAGTTTTTTATAATTAGAACCGATAGTCTCAACAATCGTTTGCTCGATTTTGATCCGAATTGGGCAATTATGAGGTGTAAATAATATTGTTTCATTTTCAAGATCCTTTAATTCCACTAATGTTTTTGTGGATAGAGGATGAGAATCAGAAACAAGCAGCACGATATCATCATAATAGAGTGGCTTAAAAACATTCTCCATGGAAACTTCAGGTGCACCGCAAATAGCAAAGTCAATTTCATCCTGATAAAGCATTGTA carries:
- a CDS encoding LysR family transcriptional regulator translates to MEIRAIRTFTTIVKYGNFLKAAEALNYSQPTITLHIKHLEEEVGEKLLERGKTLKMTEAGRLFYERANALLREYDRLDKTLQDLEGGLAGLIRIGVSEPTASLELPAIMADFIQKYPKIEISLLVADANTLSTMLYQDEIDFAICGAPEVSMENVFKPLYYDDIVLLVSDSHPLSTKTLVELKDLENETILFTPHNCPIRIKIEQTIVETIGSNYKKLEISSSMAHKHYVQAGLGISLFTRTAHSFPFPGTKVLEINGIDAAPVIGLLRRTNNLTGKASSHLLALIEESFSRKHTLQEKTYF
- a CDS encoding cell division protein FtsZ, producing the protein MAKTFTKNQPAINITMVGFGQAGTRMADRFAAFKKEDNTSVYNCIALNSNDGDLAGLKNISTNNRVSLELGGLGKNPEEAIHILERNDKAKDKLKSFIQERIRPQDDLVMFFAGLGGGTGTSTIVKAIEEFYDYNNKPKIIEEFNLIRKELGEAEVKTNPKKYLKEASIRARKKFIKIGIVVTIPTRADGPDALRQVNNFAQQIWDIAKNPNKGVAFVVFADNQHFYDEFKQLPENSRNGIDNYRDYANNEIAEIFHELNTATTGGGTAVTFDSADFRRVILEHTGSLVISRFSKSSNTVRNGHDVTAMFKDAIDSSNLHQPIQLFDKETNTSARIHHIGLLAILDKSNDIGSSFIDDAREEIIEKLPLNGTVFSGYLEEKNNFSTSVYTFFKADALPERLAKGLVKEYEDFKARQQEVSYQQSVISSIAAASDDEDFDLDFAELGLTEYLGNDKPAEKTEPENDIDLDDIDLSLLDD
- a CDS encoding DMT family transporter → MKGILFALLGGMFITIQNIANAHIREDIGIWQTASLTQFSGFLLAAVILYATRDINWKSVGSVNPIYWFGGAFAAFILFSNMEAILQIGVTFTVSFVLISQLLITFVIDINGWFGIKKRKLKIADIMGIVMMIGGLLLLKL
- a CDS encoding DMT family transporter, encoding MLGILLAIMAGGLVGVQNIFNNKVMEKAGSWTTTTLVLGMGFLASFITGLVVEGGKLFVFTNMEPWYLVSGFIGVGVVYCITSGVKLLGPTYAIAIVMFAQLGFALISDTFGWFGTDPIPFTLKQKIGVFIIIGGILMFKLGDLKGRETSAVLKKAS
- a CDS encoding Crp/Fnr family transcriptional regulator, yielding MKEIKDIRELHAYLEQHQLTHIFNDRLKEHAVLCEFEQGETICTQGESARSLYVHVSGKIKVYTTSQDGKILILSFKQPLEIIGDVEYVNGAELLNTVEATSAKVKMIRIDFEWLKKHGNDDAAFLLFLLDIIAHKFYRKSTAMSFNLMYPVEVRLASYLLSVSAVKEHTFIDRLDWLDLKDVANFIGTSYRHVNRIIKQFCLEGLIEKHKGVIVIKDRAGLQIMAKDNIYEQ